A region from the Hippoglossus hippoglossus isolate fHipHip1 chromosome 16, fHipHip1.pri, whole genome shotgun sequence genome encodes:
- the sostdc1a gene encoding sclerostin domain-containing protein 1a, translating to MQVSAHESLVLLCILLRSCQASRNHATELLFPPEGAPEPEVPSNVSLNRARTGGRGEGGEAQERDDRSQIGCRELRSTKYISDGHCTSINPIKELVCAGECLPAQMLQNWIGGPGGRKFWGRRSSGNQDWRCVNDKTRTQRIQLQCQDGSTRTYKITVVTSCKCKRYTRQHNESGHKFEELAVSPPQLVHKHKSKSKRRLGKNRLSENWHETEP from the exons ATGCAGGTGAGCGCGCACGAGTCGCTGGTGTTACTGTGCATCCTGCTGAGGAGCTGCCAGGCCTCCAGGAACCACGCCACGGAGCTGCTGTTCCCCCCGGAGGGCGCCCCGGAGCCCGAGGTCCCGAGCAACGTGTCCCTGAACCGAGCGCGCACCGGCGGCAGGGGAGAGGGCGGAGAGGCGCAGGAGAGAGACg ATCGAAGCCAAATCGGATGCAGAGAGCTGAGGTCCACCAAGTACATCTCTGACGGCCACTGCACCAGCATCAACCCCATCAAGGAGCTGGTGTGCGCCGGTGAGTGCCTCCCGGCTCAGATGCTTCAAAACTGGATCGGCGGCCCCGGCGGCAGGAAGTTCTGGGGTCGCCGGAGCAGCGGCAACCAGGACTGGCGGTGCGTGAACGACAAGACCCGCACCCAGCGCATCCAGCTGCAGTGCCAGGACGGCAGCACGAGAACGTACAAGATCACTGTGGTCACCTCCTGCAAGTGCAAGAGGTACACGCGGCAGCACAACGAGTCGGGACACAAGTTCGAGGAGCTGGCGGTGTCGCCGCCGCAGctcgtgcacaaacacaagtcCAAGAGCAAGAGGAGGCTGGGAAAGAACCGGCTGAGCGAGAACTGGCACGAGACTGAACCCTGA